Proteins from a genomic interval of Gopherus evgoodei ecotype Sinaloan lineage chromosome 7, rGopEvg1_v1.p, whole genome shotgun sequence:
- the LOC115654256 gene encoding RNA-binding protein 4-like isoform X2, with translation MVKIFVGGVSPSVTVDELKKLFEQYGQVNECDILKNFAFVHMEKEDEAHKAISELHKQEFYGANLTVEYATSKIRNATKIYVGNVSSKATTAQIKELFEKFGKVVECDIVKNYAFVHMAKEREAMDAILNLNDMPLEDQKIFVTLSKSNNSLKTTKGTSVPPPPPALPSYYFPRGRIPPPPSPYTPYATRSWYDREYYDRFAYELYNRAMTARTAYERALPPAPSTPTAYRERSPVGRRTTAAVAQYTDPYAAAAAAQTYSQVYNQTGYAAVAAAAAAAATYSQYSMGATYSAARCSEA, from the exons ATGGTGAAGATCTTTGTGGGAGGGGTCTCCCCTTCTGTCACAGTGGATGAACTGAAGAAGCTCTTCGAGCAGTATGGACAGGTGAACGAGTGTGACATCCTGAAGAACTTCGCCTTTGTGCACATGGAGAAGGAGGACGAGGCCCACAAGGCCATCAGCGAGCTGCACAAGCAGGAGTTCTACGGGGCCAACCTGACGGTAGAGTACGCCACATCCAAGATCCGTAACGCCACCAAGATCTATGTGGGCAATGTCTCCAGCAAGGCCACCACAGCCCAGATCAAGGAGCTCTTTGAGAAGTTTGGCAAGGTGGTGGAGTGTGACATTGTCAAGAACTACGCCTTTGTCCACATGGCCAAGGAGAGGGAAGCCATGGACGCTATCTTGAACCTCAACGACATGCCTCTGGAGGATCAGAAGATCTTTGTAACACTGTCCAAGAGCAACAACTCGCTCAAGACAACCAAGGGGACTTCTGTGCCACCTCCACCACCTGCACTGCCCAGTTACTACTTCCCTAGGGGACGCATCCCTCCACCACCGTCTCCTTATACCCCATATGCAACCCGATCTTGGTATGACCGGGAATATTACGACCGCTTTGCTTATGAGCTCTACAACCGGGCGATGACTGCCAGGACAGCATACGAGAGGGCCTTGCCACCTGCACCCTCTACCCCCACCGCCTACAGAGAGAGGAGCCCTGTGGGCAGGCGGACGACTGCTGCGGTGGCCCAGTATACTGATCCCTACGCTGCTGCGGCTGCCGCCCAGACATACAGCCAAGTGTACAACCAGACAGGTTATGCAGCAGTGGCGGCTGCAGCCGCAGCAGCAGCTACCTACTCCCAGTACAGCATGGGTGCCACCTACAGTGCAG CCCGGTGCTCGGAGGCGTAA
- the LOC115654256 gene encoding RNA-binding protein 4-like isoform X1, with the protein MVKIFVGGVSPSVTVDELKKLFEQYGQVNECDILKNFAFVHMEKEDEAHKAISELHKQEFYGANLTVEYATSKIRNATKIYVGNVSSKATTAQIKELFEKFGKVVECDIVKNYAFVHMAKEREAMDAILNLNDMPLEDQKIFVTLSKSNNSLKTTKGTSVPPPPPALPSYYFPRGRIPPPPSPYTPYATRSWYDREYYDRFAYELYNRAMTARTAYERALPPAPSTPTAYRERSPVGRRTTAAVAQYTDPYAAAAAAQTYSQVYNQTGYAAVAAAAAAAATYSQYSMGATYSAGEYYEKYSNGYATQYAQTY; encoded by the coding sequence ATGGTGAAGATCTTTGTGGGAGGGGTCTCCCCTTCTGTCACAGTGGATGAACTGAAGAAGCTCTTCGAGCAGTATGGACAGGTGAACGAGTGTGACATCCTGAAGAACTTCGCCTTTGTGCACATGGAGAAGGAGGACGAGGCCCACAAGGCCATCAGCGAGCTGCACAAGCAGGAGTTCTACGGGGCCAACCTGACGGTAGAGTACGCCACATCCAAGATCCGTAACGCCACCAAGATCTATGTGGGCAATGTCTCCAGCAAGGCCACCACAGCCCAGATCAAGGAGCTCTTTGAGAAGTTTGGCAAGGTGGTGGAGTGTGACATTGTCAAGAACTACGCCTTTGTCCACATGGCCAAGGAGAGGGAAGCCATGGACGCTATCTTGAACCTCAACGACATGCCTCTGGAGGATCAGAAGATCTTTGTAACACTGTCCAAGAGCAACAACTCGCTCAAGACAACCAAGGGGACTTCTGTGCCACCTCCACCACCTGCACTGCCCAGTTACTACTTCCCTAGGGGACGCATCCCTCCACCACCGTCTCCTTATACCCCATATGCAACCCGATCTTGGTATGACCGGGAATATTACGACCGCTTTGCTTATGAGCTCTACAACCGGGCGATGACTGCCAGGACAGCATACGAGAGGGCCTTGCCACCTGCACCCTCTACCCCCACCGCCTACAGAGAGAGGAGCCCTGTGGGCAGGCGGACGACTGCTGCGGTGGCCCAGTATACTGATCCCTACGCTGCTGCGGCTGCCGCCCAGACATACAGCCAAGTGTACAACCAGACAGGTTATGCAGCAGTGGCGGCTGCAGCCGCAGCAGCAGCTACCTACTCCCAGTACAGCATGGGTGCCACCTACAGTGCAGGGGAGTACTATGAGAAATACAGCAACGGCTATGCCACTCAATATGCCCAGACGTACTAA
- the ARL2 gene encoding ADP-ribosylation factor-like protein 2 isoform X1 yields MEINAMVIGGDGTQWALVRGKRVAGGAEEAAGLVVMGLLTILKKMRQKERELRLLMLGLDNAGKTTILKKFNGEDIDTISPTLGFNIKTLEHRGFKLNIWDVGGQTSLRSYWRNYFESTDGLIWVVDSADQQRLQVCKQELQSLLVEERLAGATLLIFANKQDLPGALSSNAIREALELDSIKSHHWCIQACSAFTGENLLTGIDWLLDDISSRIFTTD; encoded by the exons ATGGAGATCAACGCTATGGTGATTGGCGGCGACGGGACCCAATGGGCGCTGGTCCGTGGAAAGCGGGTGGCGGGCGGGGCGGAAGAGGCGGCTGGACTGGTGGTGATGGGGCTGCTGACTATTCTGAAGAAGATGCGACAGAAGGAGCGGGAGCTGCGGCTCCTCATGCT TGGCCTAGACAATGCTGGCAAAACCACCATTCTGAAGAAGTTCAATGGGGAGGATATCGACACCATCTCACCCACACTGGGCTTCAACATCAAAACCCTGGAGCACCGAGG GTTCAAGCTGAACATCTGGGACGTGGGCGGACAGACATCCCTGCGCTCCTACTGGCGCAACTACTTTGAGAGCACAGATGGTCTCATCTGGGTGGTGGACAGCGCTGACCAGCAGCGCCTGCAGGTCTGCAAGCAGGAGTTGCAGAGCCTCCTGGTGGAAGAG CGCCTGGCCGGAGCCACTCTGCTCATCTTCGCCAACAAACAGGACCTGCCGGGAGCATTGTCCTCCAATGCCATCCGGGAG GCCTTGGAACTAGACAGCATCAAAAGCCACCACTGGTGCATCCAGGCCTGCAGTGCCTTCACTGGGGAGAACCTGCTGACGGGGATCGACTGGCTCCTGGATGATATTTCCAGCCGGATCTTCACCACGGACTGA
- the ARL2 gene encoding ADP-ribosylation factor-like protein 2 isoform X2 yields the protein MGLLTILKKMRQKERELRLLMLGLDNAGKTTILKKFNGEDIDTISPTLGFNIKTLEHRGFKLNIWDVGGQTSLRSYWRNYFESTDGLIWVVDSADQQRLQVCKQELQSLLVEERLAGATLLIFANKQDLPGALSSNAIREALELDSIKSHHWCIQACSAFTGENLLTGIDWLLDDISSRIFTTD from the exons ATGGGGCTGCTGACTATTCTGAAGAAGATGCGACAGAAGGAGCGGGAGCTGCGGCTCCTCATGCT TGGCCTAGACAATGCTGGCAAAACCACCATTCTGAAGAAGTTCAATGGGGAGGATATCGACACCATCTCACCCACACTGGGCTTCAACATCAAAACCCTGGAGCACCGAGG GTTCAAGCTGAACATCTGGGACGTGGGCGGACAGACATCCCTGCGCTCCTACTGGCGCAACTACTTTGAGAGCACAGATGGTCTCATCTGGGTGGTGGACAGCGCTGACCAGCAGCGCCTGCAGGTCTGCAAGCAGGAGTTGCAGAGCCTCCTGGTGGAAGAG CGCCTGGCCGGAGCCACTCTGCTCATCTTCGCCAACAAACAGGACCTGCCGGGAGCATTGTCCTCCAATGCCATCCGGGAG GCCTTGGAACTAGACAGCATCAAAAGCCACCACTGGTGCATCCAGGCCTGCAGTGCCTTCACTGGGGAGAACCTGCTGACGGGGATCGACTGGCTCCTGGATGATATTTCCAGCCGGATCTTCACCACGGACTGA